A genome region from Triticum aestivum cultivar Chinese Spring chromosome 2B, IWGSC CS RefSeq v2.1, whole genome shotgun sequence includes the following:
- the LOC123041541 gene encoding uncharacterized protein isoform X2, with protein MASPRADLTHCSDMTACKQTASMGAAATDEADSKSAAKRDGAEERKPWTKCKKGKKDKGKLAVKSNGAEKPKTHDLSDVTLGLAVMSIAEDEALALRTYQNMFWIKYFKGVCDKPSVDAIRKQAAENWKFFNDSDKAPYVAKAHEVKIGMARIAEFKKKLMLTEVMTNKMVNLNM; from the exons ATGGCTTCGCCTCGCGCCGATCTCACCCATTGTTCAGATATGACTGCTTGCAAGCAGACCGCATCCATGGGCGCCGCCGCCACGGACGAGGCCGACAGCAA ATCGGCAGCGAAGAGAGACGGAGCGGAGGAGCGGAAGCCCTGGACCAAGTGCAAGAAGGGGAAGAAAGACAAGGGCAA GTTGGCGGTGAAGAGCAATGGAGCGGAGAAGCCGAAGACCCATGACCTTTCCGATGTTACACTGGGGTTGGCCGTGATGAGCATTGCAGAGGATGAAGCGCTCGCCCTGCGCACCTACCA GAACATGTTCTGGATAAAGTACTTCAAAGGCGTCTGTGACAAGCCGTCCGTAGATGCT ATTAGAAAGCAAGCTGCTGAAAACTGGAAATTCTTTAACGATTCG GACAAGGCCCCTTATGTAGCCAAGGCCCATGAGGTCAAAATAGGCATGGCTCGGATTGCTGAGTTCAAGAAG AAACTGATGTTGACGGAGGTAATGACAAACAAGATGGTGAATCTGAATATGTGA
- the LOC123041541 gene encoding uncharacterized protein isoform X1, with the protein MASPRADLTHCSDMTACKQTASMGAAATDEADSKSAAKRDGAEERKPWTKCKKGKKDKGNVSRRLAVKSNGAEKPKTHDLSDVTLGLAVMSIAEDEALALRTYQNMFWIKYFKGVCDKPSVDAIRKQAAENWKFFNDSDKAPYVAKAHEVKIGMARIAEFKKKLMLTEVMTNKMVNLNM; encoded by the exons ATGGCTTCGCCTCGCGCCGATCTCACCCATTGTTCAGATATGACTGCTTGCAAGCAGACCGCATCCATGGGCGCCGCCGCCACGGACGAGGCCGACAGCAA ATCGGCAGCGAAGAGAGACGGAGCGGAGGAGCGGAAGCCCTGGACCAAGTGCAAGAAGGGGAAGAAAGACAAGGGCAA TGTTTCACGCAGGTTGGCGGTGAAGAGCAATGGAGCGGAGAAGCCGAAGACCCATGACCTTTCCGATGTTACACTGGGGTTGGCCGTGATGAGCATTGCAGAGGATGAAGCGCTCGCCCTGCGCACCTACCA GAACATGTTCTGGATAAAGTACTTCAAAGGCGTCTGTGACAAGCCGTCCGTAGATGCT ATTAGAAAGCAAGCTGCTGAAAACTGGAAATTCTTTAACGATTCG GACAAGGCCCCTTATGTAGCCAAGGCCCATGAGGTCAAAATAGGCATGGCTCGGATTGCTGAGTTCAAGAAG AAACTGATGTTGACGGAGGTAATGACAAACAAGATGGTGAATCTGAATATGTGA